Proteins from a single region of Gossypium arboreum isolate Shixiya-1 chromosome 1, ASM2569848v2, whole genome shotgun sequence:
- the LOC108461788 gene encoding PWWP domain-containing protein 3, producing MKTVTGKILSSTPVSVSKAAKIIANFSATDNGASQAISAYLRRASASFSELKQLHKELRKPSRSDHKHKKSKSETTVDGARESSLEPSEFNSAREDVEVSQEAGHGYRDGERKKQKNKKKKAKGENIDVGGKIVIEDGESKRGKENSESNFGEDEDKTVKKHKKEKSGRKVETLEENGVNVEKGEMMDEEEREGEKKKKKRKSRDIEEGIENNASSERRKKKKVKNEVDK from the coding sequence ATGAAGACGGTAACCGGCAAGATCCTCTCTTCAACTCCGGTTTCCGTTTCCAAGGCGGCCAAAATCATCGCCAACTTCTCCGCCACAGACAACGGCGCGTCGCAAGCAATCAGCGCATACCTTCGACGCGCCTCCGCTTCATTCAGTGAGCTCAAACAATTGCACAAAGAGCTCCGAAAACCGTCGAGATCAGACCACAAGCACAAGAAGTCAAAGTCCGAGACCACAGTGGACGGTGCTCGTGAGTCGAGCCTAGAACCGAGTGAATTCAACTCGGCTCGTGAAGATGTGGAGGTGAGTCAGGAGGCGGGTCACGGGTACAGAGACGGTGAGAGGAAAAAACAGAAGAACAAGAAGAAGAAAGCGAAGGGCGAGAATATTGATGTTGGGGGGAAAATTGTAATTGAAGACGGAGAAAGCAAGAGGGGGAAGGAAAATAGTGAGAGTAACTTTGGGGAAGATGAGGACAAAACGGTAAAGAAGCATAAGAAGGAGAAAAGTGGCAGAAAGGTTGAAACTTTGGAGGAAAATGGGGTTAACGTTGAGAAAGGTGAAATGATGGATGAGGAAGAGAGGGAAGgggagaagaaaaagaagaaaaggaagagtaGAGATATTGAGGAGGGAATTGAAAATAATGCTTCATCAGAGCGACGGAAGAAGAAGAAGGTTAAAAATGAAGTTGATAAGTGA